Genomic DNA from Coffea arabica cultivar ET-39 chromosome 7e, Coffea Arabica ET-39 HiFi, whole genome shotgun sequence:
GGGGTCATGTAAGGCAGTCAATACAAGTATTTATTCAACTGGTGGCAAATGCTACAAGTATTTAAACATGGTATCATTAAATcacttttttaataaaaaaaatttcaagtatGAAAAGCATGAAGTCCATGCGTCAAGCCCTTGCAAATTCAGCAATGATCATAAAAAAGCAGAGGTCTTGGCTCAAAGTCACCAGAATTATTTCTGtgcatttcctgattttctacTAATTTCCCTTCAATATACTCAAAAAGATCAAGGGATCACGAAAAAATATCATGGggatcaagaaaaaaaatttcttgattCCATGTCTTGTAAAAATTCCagcagaaaagaaagaaaataggaAATGGAGGGGACCTGATTGGTACGGCGCATAGCAGCCGCTTCGTAACGCTTGGAAAGATTGGCAGTAAATCGAAACCGCCGCTTGGGATTTTTCACAACCCCACAGAGATCCCTCCATCGTTGCAAAACCTCCTCGGACGAATTCTTAGGCTTCACCTCAAAATTCTCATTCAAGTAGCTCTCCATTACTGTCAATCTTGCAATGATTTTGTTTCGTACACATGCACAATATCAAAATAAACGTTGTTTTCAACCAAGCACTGCGGTGCAGTGTTTATATAAGCAAAAACAAAGGAGGAACTACAAGGAAAAGTCTGGGATCGTACGCGGGCTGTGATTAAAAAAGGAGAAGGACAATTTCAAGTAGAAAGCAAAGAAGCATCCTCCGTTATATGCTTTGAGGATGACGCCAACATGGCGAAGTTTCTGAGCAATTTTCTCTTGGAAGGGGCGGAACGGAACTGAAATGGGACTAAGGGGATAATCAGAAAAGAACGAGACGAGAAATGAAGTAGGTAGAAAGGAGGCAGCAAATGAAGATCCGATTTCCTTGGGTATTAGTACATTACTTGGTGGCGCTGCACTGCACCATAGCCACAAAGCTTGTTGCTTGATGCTACTACTGCTATTACTTCAGTTACAACGGTCAATATGGATTTTGAGGTGTGATTTGAACGAAACATGCGGGATTCATCGCATTTTATTAGACTAGTTTATTGCATAAGCGTTTGCTTTTTTGTCTATCACGAGTTAAAATGTAGgccctttgttttttttctttttccttttcatatgGATTTTTGAAACAGGTATTCAGAGGGAACTCGGCATCTGACTTAGTAAATTGTACATAATCTACTCAGTAAATATACACACagttatatatttattatatctTCCTGCATCTGAATGCTTTTTAAattaatactaatattttttaaaaccaaCTCTAAGTACTCATTAATTAAATCCTTTATTTCGGTAAGAGTCAAAACCAAAGCTGACGTTAGAAGGAAAGTAACTCCCTTTATTGATTAGGCCGTGGCAGCCTATCGTTGCTTTACAGGTGATGGATTCTTTGGTGGAGGGAGGGTGGGGTCGTCAGTCGTTACGCGGACTGAAACCGTGTAGCAGTAGTTTTTACGCGGTAAGTATTCTTTGTCTATGTGCTAGCCTCTTTATTAAAGGTGTACAAGCGACTAGAAAACTAGATGCTCATCGGGCCACAAGTCGAGAGTTCGAATTCTATATATATAgtgaataaattttttaactAGATGCACGTCTTCGAGTGTCTCCTCCTCTTTCGGAAGCTTGGTTACAATTGGCTGCGAGAATCTGTGAACCTGCACAGACATATTTATTAGTATTTGATCTCTTCCACAAGGGATTCTGTATAAAGAAAAAATCTTGGAATAAAACTTTTTCGTTGTTTGGTGTCCTATTGCTGTGACTCTGGTTCAGAGGACTGATGGGCTTTTGCGCGTACAATAATTGAAGGTGAGGGAACCGGATGCTAAaggatttctttttttgttttttcaattaaatAAGCAATGCTGAAACACAATAATGGTTGGTGTAAAACGCAGGCTGGGCCAGCCACTAGTATTCTGATTTCGTCCAGAGTTGCCTAACTCTGCCAACCGCAACTACCAAATCAACTTGGACCGATTTACAAACTCCAAGAACGTGACCCATGACTAATTAACAGGACAAATGTACTTTTATTATgtcttcctctttttctttttcttttgtttccctgACTATCAATGGAAGCAATTTATCGAGCAAAAAGCAGGGGCAAATACATCCCATCCAGATAGATCATAATAAGCCTGTGCATAAATATTATTGTCTAGCATGACTTGCGATCAGATGTCAAAGTTTTcgtttctccaaaaaaaaagacttgCGATCAGATGAACAAAGTTCTGTCTTCTCAGGACCCAATTTGTTTTCCAACTTTTAGACTGATGTGCCTCTAAAGAAGAAGATGTTTGAGTTTAATTATCTTACCGTCGTGTAAAGCGAGATGAGTTGAGTTGGTTATTTCTTCTCCTCTAATCATTAATTTATTGACAGCTCAGGGGAACGGGTCAACACTTGGCATAAATTCCCCTTTCCGTAAATGATCATTCCTTTATCCTGTTTTAGCTAGATAGCTTCCTTGTATTTGCATTCTCTCTTTCGTACGTCCCGATCAAGCAAATCAATTGCTGTATGGTATGAGACTGCTGATTAGGACTTTGAAGTTTGTCTTGTTTTGACTGAAGTTTAAGCTAGGAAAATGAGCGTACATATGTTGCATGAAGTCTTGACTACTACAAATATTCCTGCAAATTCTTGCTCCCATTGATTGGACCCAGAATTCATAAACCTCGATAGGTTGGGTATATGTATTTGATCTTCCTCTTCGGGACTTTTTAAAGGTACTTATGGAACATCAATATgcattaaattaaattaattttttttaaaaaaaaaaaagaacaaagtacTTGTTATAACAGATGCAACAAAACAAGAGAACAAACAAGAACACTAGAACGATTTTGGGGGAATCAGATTTTATTAGGGTTTTGAAACGAATCAGAATACATTACAGAATGAATAgatggtgtatatatatataaccaaaCAACCAAACGGGCTTAGGTCCAAAACCaagacccaaaataaaaaaaacagacACGATAACTAATATATGCCGTAAGTTTCGGAGCGTTGCCCGCTGGACCCCAACTAGCTGACCGGGTAGCGAGACTCCCAAATAACTCAGTGAAGCGCAATATAGTCGAATCGCCATAGGTCGAAGATCTGAGTCAAGGCATCCCAATAGTACTGTTTAGCAATAATAGCATAGTACTTGGAATTCGATAATAACTTGATTTTGTCAGCTGACGATGGAAAAATGACCTAAGCTTTTATATAGACAGCCATATGGATTTATACCTCGTACTTGATGAACTCGAAAGAGACCTCTCATTTAAGGAACACGAAGTTTTGGGGGACCTCTACGCCATTGGATGGTCCTTTCCAATTGTTTTTCAGTTAGGTCAACGTTCAAATTTGTTAGGACTTAGGATAGGTTGGGTACATGTATTTGAACTAGGAATGGCAACGGACGGgagtcccccccccccccccacacaaCTGCCCGCTAGGCCCCTCGCCGGGACATTCACCCCTCACATTGCTATTGTGTTAAatataattagaaatttagtatagatgtattaataaatttagctTAACTAATTAATAGGTTTTATTAGTATGCatgtataattgataatattaattatattatatatactaatatatattatatagtaTTTTTAATTAATAATAGCATTATTATAActttataattaattaaattaaatgttatatataattatatttcttattattattattattttaactgGTGGCACCCCGACTCCATCTTTAACCGAAGGGGAAATGCCCCATGTTTCGTCCCACCTCCCACACTATGAAATCCAGAGCATCTGTTTCCACTGTCATCCttagttttattttaatatactaatatttatttgagatatttgtgCTATCCAAACACTCACATATTTGTGCTATCCAAACACTTACCTGTGAGTGTTTGGATAGcacaaatatctcaaataatatttcgtttatatcataaacacattttccaatccatttttttatattttcaattatctttttatctcacatacatcacatcacaaaaagtgttacagtaattattccaaataatattctatTCAAACAAACCTGAAAATGTATGTTTGGAACACCAATTTGCAGtaaaaagaacaaagtaccATTAAGCAATAATAGCATGGTAATTGAATACGAGAATAATTTCAACTTTGTCAGGTGATAAAATGAGCCAACAATAACTTCAATAACTTCggcaaaacaaaaaacaaaaaaaaaactattaaatGTAAAAACTCATGGGCTTCTCTCTGGAAAAAATTAATGGGCCCAACCCGATTCCCAGCATTATTTAAATCACAAAGAATAAAAACCACCCGATTCAGATCGACGACCCAGATCCATGGTTGCTATATTCCCCGTTTGCCACCGATTTTGGTGGTGGCCACGAAATACAGTACCCCTCATTTTTTCCCTCTCATCACAGTCCCAGTAGTTGTCGATTCTCCTGATTCTCTCTCTCGAACTTCACTCCCTCCCTCTCCAGGAAAAGATGAGCAAAGGACCAGGTCTTTTCTCCGATATCGGCAAGAAGGCCAAAGGTAAATTCTCTCTTTCCATATCGTCTCTCTCTTTGTTTTCCCCGGAATTTTTATTCGAAATTTCGTTGTAATTCCTCTCATTTTCATCATATTTTTTATGTTATTGTACTCGTTTGATTCGTAGATCTGTTGACCAAGGACTATATCTCCGATCAGAAATTGTCTGTTTCCACCTACAGCTACAGCGGAGTGGTACGACCTTCTTTCATCTCCGTCTGAATTGGACTTCCAATTTTGATCATAAGGACTAGTAACTCCGCTACTGCGGTAGTATCTTTTTCTGATTGAACGAAAATAGCTAGGGTTTTGACTGATTAGTACTCTGTAGATTTTAACGGAATTTGAGATTGAATACACTTGGTTCAACTTATTGTTCTGTAATTATTCTGCGACTAAAATTAAGAGATTTATCATCTAAACTACATTTACTATGCCGTAGTATTAATTTTGTTCATATACTTAGCTGTTTTGATGAGGTCTGTTAATGGCTGCATTATGGTGCATTATTGTTATGTTATTAGGATAGATTGTTTTGTCGACAAAATGAGGGGCCGTAGATTAGCTATTTTggctcttttctcttttattggATTTGTTTAGCCCCAGTTCTCGACGATTCATGGAATTATTCATGGATAAGGTGCATGCATGTGCTGGAGCTCTAGTGCATCATTTCATGGTCGGTCTCGCAAGAGCTTTCATGAGCAAAAATGTTTTTTTGATAATCTAGTCATGATTATATCCTAGAACTTGAATACAACTGGTACCTCTTCGAAATGTAGCATCCCAAGTATGGCAAAGATCTAATCTCTTGTACATCTTTAACTATTGAATGCTAATGTTAGTATTCATATTCAACAACCTATCATGATGTTTTACATGGACGTTTTCTCATTCTAATCAGTGGCTGGATATATTCTCATTCAAATCCGTGGCATTAATGGAGACCCTATTGAAAGTGGTGGAAAATCCATCTCGAGTAAACTTGTGGATTCTAAGCAATCTGGCTAGAGTGCCTTTCAAACCTGACTTCATGTCAGTCTTCCCTTGGATGCATAAAGCATAAGTAGTTACTTTTCTGATTTATAAAATATGTTGATATATGTTCCTTCTCATCAAGTGATGTGATTAAGCCACCCAAAGAGGGGTAATGACTGTAGGGATATCTCAGAGCTTTGCTTCCTTTTTTTGGGCTGGTGATGTATTTCCTAAGTTTAGGAAGTTCTTTCTCAGGAGGTGTCTTGCAGGAAAAGATTGAAGAGAATGGGTAACAGAAGATTTTTTCTGGGGTCAAATTTTACATCTCCTTGGATTTGTACAATTGATGTTTGTGAATGTGTACCTCTCATAATGGCTTATTTTGGAGTTATATCACTATGGTTTTTTCCTGTTAATTAATCTTCCTTTTCCCCATTGTTAATTGGATTTTGTACACTTgctggttcttcattctgtgtTCATTCTTTTTCAATGTTGAACGTCTTCTAGTTAGTTTTTGTTCTGTTTTTCTTGCTATCCTTGTAATCACATTGCAACTGTTTCCATTGCTTTCCTCTTATATTTTGGTTGTTAAGTCCCATGTGAAGTGATTTTAACTCAATTTATCTACCCTCTGGTGTAGGCCCTGACGTCAACTGCAGTGAAAAAAGGAGGGCTTTCAACCGGCGATGTAGCAGCTcagtacaagtataagaataCTTTGTTTGATGTCAAAGTTGATACGGAATCGAATGTCAGTTACTTTTCCTTGTCATCTCAGAAAATGTGCTTTGCACTCCAGATGGTGTCTTTTCTTATCCTATTTTTCCTCTTCCTTTTTGTCATAGGTCTCAACCACTCTTACTGTCACAGACATTGTCCCATCGACAAAGACCATTGCTTCTCTGAAATATCCTGATTACAGCTCTGGCAAGGTACAAATGTCCTAGATTTTGATCACGTGTTCACTTCTTTTCACTTGTGGCAGCTACcatttataaaatttaaataatttttttcaggTCGAGATCCACTACTTTCACCAACATGCAACCTTAACTACTGCAGTTGGTCTGAAGCAATCCCCAGCAGTAGATCTCTCGGTCACCCTTGGTACGCCAACCTTTGCCTTGGGTGCTGAGGCAGGTTATGAGACTGCTTCTGGTACGTTAACCAAGTATACTGCTGGAATCAGTGTGACAAAACCAGAGTCTTCTGCTTCAATAATTTTGTGAGTCCATAACCAGTATTGAGATTTGACAGCTTTTTTAACTGCCGCAACACCACAAACCAAAATGAACCCTTATATGATGGTTGGATTTGTCACCCGAACTAATTTTTTCCTCAGGGGAGACAAAGGGGACACGATAAAGGCATCATATGTACACCATCTAGATCAATTGAAGAGGAGCGCTGCTGTTGCAGAGATTACGAGAAGGTTCTCCACTAATGAGAACACATTTACTGTTGGAGGATCTTATGCTGTTGATGCCCTTACAATCGTGAAGATGAGGCTTAACAATCATGGGAGTCTAGGCACCCTCTTGCAGCATGAAGTCATACCAAAATCAGTCCTCACCATCTCTAGTGAATTTGACACCAAGGCCCTGGACAAAACTCCTAGGTTTGGAGTGGCCCTAGCTCTCAAGCCTTAATAGCATTTCCGGATGCCAGCTGCAATTCTACGTTAGAACATCTCATTTTCTTATCTTCAGGTAGCGCTTGAATCTAGCGCCAAATAATCAGTTCCACATATATTTCCTTCCTAGTTTTTATATACCATTGGTGGTTTTGCACTGATACTTGGGGTATTTTTGTGTTCTTTTCCTAGGTTTTTGATTTGTTACTCTCAATTTTTCGTCTGACCCTGGGCATTTTGAGATCTGAACAATCTTATTGGTTTTGTGGAGGAGCCCTATGGGAGTGATGCATTTTATTTGTGCTTTAGTTTAGTTATTCCATTGCCTATAATTCTTTTGGAGGTCTCTTGCAATTTGTGGTGTATTTTTCAAGATTTTAGAAATTGCTGCAGCTTGTGGCCCTCTTACCAGATGCTGCAGGTTATGTTTATTGTTGCTGCTGAAAGAATAAGCAATTTGGCCACGTTTTTGGCAAAGTCATCAGTCTGTCAACTAGAGCGAAACAACTGTA
This window encodes:
- the LOC113702333 gene encoding mitochondrial outer membrane protein porin 2-like, which produces MSKGPGLFSDIGKKAKDLLTKDYISDQKLSVSTYSYSGVALTSTAVKKGGLSTGDVAAQYKYKNTLFDVKVDTESNVSTTLTVTDIVPSTKTIASLKYPDYSSGKVEIHYFHQHATLTTAVGLKQSPAVDLSVTLGTPTFALGAEAGYETASGTLTKYTAGISVTKPESSASIILGDKGDTIKASYVHHLDQLKRSAAVAEITRRFSTNENTFTVGGSYAVDALTIVKMRLNNHGSLGTLLQHEVIPKSVLTISSEFDTKALDKTPRFGVALALKP